One genomic segment of Oncorhynchus kisutch isolate 150728-3 linkage group LG15, Okis_V2, whole genome shotgun sequence includes these proteins:
- the LOC116353572 gene encoding extensin-1-like — protein PPPPPVSLSPPPPVSVSPPPPTPVSVSPPPHPPVSVSPPPPVSVSPPPVSVAPPPPPVSVSPTTPVSLSPPPPVSVSPPLPPPVSVSPPPPVSVAPHPVSLAPPVSVSPPPPVSVSPLPPPVSVSPPPVSVSPPPPVSVAPRPPPVSVSPPPPPASVSPPPVSVAPSPP, from the coding sequence cctcctcctcctcctgtctcactgtctcctcctcctcctgtctcagtgtctcctcctcctcctactcctgtctcagtgtctcctcctcctcatcctcctgtctcagtgtctcctcctcctcctgtctcagtatctcctcctcctgtttcagtagctcctcctcctcctcctgtctcagtatcTCCTACTactcctgtctcactgtctcctcctcctcctgtctcagtgtctcctcctcttcctcctcctgtctcagtgtctcctcctcctcctgtctcagtagctCCTCATCCTGTCTCATtagctcctcctgtctcagtgtctcctcctcctcctgtctcagtctctcctcttcctcctcctgtctcagtgtctcctcctcctgtctcagtgtctcctcctcctcctgtttcagtagctcctcgtcctcctcctgtctcagtgtctcctcctcctcctcctgcctcagtgtctcctcctcctgtctcagtagctccttctcctcct
- the LOC116353574 gene encoding extensin-1-like, whose product PPPPPVSVSPPPPVPVAPPPPFSVSPPSPVSVAPPPPVSVAPPVSVSPPPVSVSPPPPPVSVSPPPPPVSVSPPPPVSVAPPPPVSVSPPPHPPVSVSPPPPPVSVAPPVSVSPPPVSVSPPPPPVSVSPPPPPVSVSPPPPVSVAPPPPVSVSPPPHPPVSVAPP is encoded by the exons cctcctcctcctcctgtctcagtgtctcctcctcctcctgttccagtagctcctcctcctcctttctcagtgtctcctccttctcctgtttcagtagctcctcctcctcctgtctcagtagctcctcctgtctcagtgtctcctcctcctgtctcagtgtctcctcctcctcctcctgtctcagtgtctcctcctcctcctcctgtctcagtgtctcctcctcctcctgtctcagtagctcctcctcctcctgtctcagtgtctcctcctcctcatcctcctgtctcagtgtctc ctcctcctcctcctgtctcagtagctcctcctgtctcagtgtctcctcctcctgtctcagtgtctcctcctcctcctcctgtctcagtgtctcctcctcctcctcctgtctcagtgtctcctcctcctcctgtctcagtagctcctcctcctcctgtctcagtgtctcctcctcctcatcctcctgtctcagtagctcctcct
- the LOC116353573 gene encoding extensin-1-like, translated as PPPPVSVAPPPPVPVSPPPPPVSVAPPPPVSVSPPPPVSVAPPPPPVSVSPPVSVSPPPHPPPPPVSVAPPPVSVAPPPPVSVSPPPHPPVSVSPPPVSVAHPPASVSPPPPVSVAPSPPVSMSLPPPVSVAPRPPPVSVSPPPPPASVFPPPVSVAPPPHPPVSVSP; from the coding sequence cctcctcctcctgtctcagtagctcctcctcctcctgtcccagtgtctcctcctcctcctcctgtttcagttgctcctcctcctcctgtctcagtgtctcctcctcctcctgtttcagtagctcctcctcctcctcctgtctcagtgtctcctcctgtctcagtgtctcctcctcctcatcctcctcctcctcctgtctcagtagctcctcctcctgtttcagtagctcctcctcctcctgtctcagtgtctcctcctcctcatcctcctgtctcagtgtctcctcctcctgtctcagtagctCATCCTCCTGcgtcagtgtctcctcctcctcctgtctcagtagctccttctcctcctgtctcaatgtctcttcctcctcctgtttcagtagctcctcgtcctcctcctgtctcagtgtctcctcctcctcctcctgcctcagtgtttcctcctcctgtctcagtagctcctcctcctcatcctcctgtctcagtgtctcct